From the Pseudomonas sp. Teo4 genome, the window GGCCCGAAGCCTTGATGCCGCCGAACGGCGCCACTTCGTTGGAGATCAGGCCGGTGTTGATACCGACCATGCCGTATTCCAGCGCCTCGGCAACACGGAACACACGGCTCATGTCACGGGCATAGAAGTACGAGGCCAGGCCGAACTCGGTGTCGTTGGACATGGCGATGACTTCGGCTTCGTCTTTGAAGCGGAACAGTGGTGCCAGCGGGCCGAAGGTTTCTTCCTTGGCCACGGCAGCGGTGTTCGGCACGTCGACCAGAATGGTCGGCTCGAAGAAGTTGCCTTCGATCAGCTTGCCACCGGACAGTACCTTGGCGCCTTTGCCGACGGCGTCTTCGATGTGTTCCTGGACCTTGGCGACAGCCTTGCCGTCGATCAACGGGCCAGTGGTGGTGCCTTCTTCCAGGCCGTTACCGATCTTCAGCTTGGCGACAGCGGCGGCCAGCTTCTGGGCGAACGCGTCGTAGACGCCGTCCTGCACGTAGATACGGTTGGCGCAGACGCAGGTCTGGCCGTTGTTACGGTATTTGGAGATGATCGCGCCCTCGACCGCCTTGTCCAGGTCGGCGTCGTCGAACACGATGAACGGGGCGTTGCCACCCAGCTCCAGGGAAACTTTCTTGATGTCCTTGGCGCATTCTTCCATCAGCTGGCGACCGATTTCGGTCGAGCCGGTGAAGGACAGTTTGCGAACCAGGGAGTTGCCAGTCAGTTCGCCGCCGACTTCGCCAGCGCTGCCGGTGACAACGCTCAGCACGCCAGCCGGGATGCCGGCACGGTTGGCCAGTTCGACCAGGGCCAGGGCGGAGTACGGGGTTTGCGAAGCAGGCTTGAGCACCATGGTGCAGCCAGCAGCCAGGGCCGGGCCGGCTTTACGGGTGATCATCGCGGCCGGGAAGTTCCACGGGGTGATGGCCGCGGTAACGCCGATTGGCTGCTTGATGACGATCAGGCGCTTGTCTGGCTGGTGGCCAGGGATGGTGTCACCGTAGACGCGCTTGGCTTCTTCGGCGAACCACTCGATGAACGAAGCGGCGTAGGCGATTTCGCCCTTGGCTTCGGCCAGCGGTTTGCCTTGCTCGGTGGTCATCAGGCGAGCCAGGTCGTCCTGGTTCTCGATCATCAGTTCGAACCAGCGGCGCAGTTTGGCCGAACGCTCTTTGGCGGTCAGGGCACGCCAGGCCGGCAGGGCCTTGTCGGCGGCTTCGATGGCGCGGCGGGTTTCCGCGGTGCCCATCTTCGGCACGGTACCGATGACTTCACCGGTGGCCGGGTTGGTCACCTTGATGGTCTGGCCGCTGTCCGCATCCAGCCATTCACCGTTGATGAAGGCCTGCTGGCGGAACAACTGAGCGTCTTTGAGCTGCATGTCGGCTTCCCGAATTGTTGATTGTTGAAAAGCGCGCCCGTGGCACGGAGCGTTTGAAATCTCAAACGAATGCTAAGCGGGTGCTGGGGTGTTGGACAATAGGCTGTTCGAAAAAAAGAACGAATGGTTGAACACCCTGTCCGAAATATCACTGCTCCATTCGCGGGTAAACCCGTTCCCACAGGTACTCCACTGAGCCTCTGGGCAGTGAAGATCCTGTGGGAGCGGGTTTACCCGCGAATGGGCCCGGACAGGTTAGATGATATTGCAGACTGGATGATGAAGGGAGGACCGACGGCCCTCCCGGCAGGATCAGAACGCTTTGGCCAGGTCGATCACCAGTGCCCGGTAGCCGACGCTACCCGGCTGATGACTGTGTACCTTCAGCTCCACCAGCACCTCCTGGCTACCGCGACGCACTTCGTTGAGCACGGTGGTGGTCAGTTTCTCGGGGGTGAGGAAATTCACCGACGCGGAATAAATGAACTGAGTATCGGTCTCCGGTCGGTACGCCACCACCGAAGTCACCGGGCTGTACCACTCGTCCCCGCGCTCCTTGCCGTACTCCCAGACCTGCTCGACCGTCCCCTTGGCTTCGTCGATCTTGTACTCCACGGCCCGGCTGTAGTTTCCGGCCAGTTTGGTCGGTGCGAAGTCACGCCCCCAGCCGTTGTCGAACACAGTCAGCGTGCCCTGACCGGTCAACCAGGCGGTGTGCTGGGTCCAGGACCAGTCGAAGCCCTCGCTGGCAACTGGCGTCAGGACCTTGTCCTTGAGCCGCTCCGGCCAACCCTGGGGCGAAGCGAGAATCCACTTCACCGATTTGTCACGACCTATCTTCACCACGCCCTGATGCCTTGCTGAAACGATAATGCTGTCATCATCCGCGTCGTAATCGATGGCATTCACATGCGCCCAGTTACGCCCCGTCCCAACCCCCGGCGTATCACCGAACGGCAAGTCACCCTCGGCCAGTTCGTTGGCCAGCAGGTTGTCCTGTTTCTGTACGCCCTCAGGCAATTGAATCGCGGCTTTGCCCAGGGTTTCCAGCAGGTCGCCGCGATAGGGGTCGAGAATCTGGTTCAGGTCCCAGAAGTCCAGTACATCGCCAGCTTCGTTGACCTCGATGATGTGGTCGCGAATCGAGCGCACACGCTTGCCATCCGGGCGCCGATAGTCGCTGGTGCCGACCCGCAGCAGATAAGTGCCGTTGATGGTCTCGCGAATTTCGTGGGAGAAGTCGGCGAACTTGTCCGGCAGGCTGCGCTGCCAGATGCGCCGTCCAAGCAGGTCGTACTTGGAGTAGGTCTGGCCCTGGCCCCAGATCAGCTTGCCGTCGCGGGTCTGCTGGAAGCCCATTGTCCCGCCCAGCCCATCACGGCGATTGGAGTCGTGGATCTGCTCGATATCCAAGTACCAGCGCACATCGCCATTGCTGTCGGCAATCCAGTTGTTACCCACCTGGTCCCACTCGGCGGCGCCACCCAGACCATTCCATTTGAAGGCACGGCCACCGGGGATGTCGCCCAGCAAGTGGTTGAACAGGTACAGACGTTTTTCGAAGCCCGCCGCCACCTTGATCGGCTCGACCTCGGGCAGTGCGGCCGTCTGTTTCGCCACCACCGGCAGGCGCACCGCCGGGGCATAGATTTCATAGCGCTCACGCACCCGCTCACCGTCGAGCTTGTAGGTCACTTCTACCTGGTTGACGTGGTCCGGGTAGAGGCCGAACACGGGAATCCCGCCATAGGTCCACAGTGACTGGTCGGACACCTCGTAGGCAATCTCCACCCCCCGCTCGCCACGGGCCAGCACTCGCACATGGGCGGCGCTCAGGGTGCGCCCGCCGTCACGGATGATCGCGGTCAGCGGGGCCAGTCGGTAAGGGTTGACGACGATGTCACCGAGCAACGCTTCATTGTGCTCGGGCACCTTGGCGGTCAGGCAGGCGCCTTCAGGCAGTGCGGGGGTTTCGGTCTTGGCATTCATGGCAAAGCTCCTTGTGCTCAGAAGTCATAACGGGCGGTGGCGCCGAACGTGCGCGGGGTACCGAGTACGCCGGCATAACCACCGTTGGCGGAGTTCCACAGGCTGGTGAAGTAGGTCTTGTCGCCGGCGTTCTTCACCCACAGCGACAAGTCGATCACGCCGTCGCCCTGGTCCAGGCGAACCCCGGTAGAGAGGTTGATGAGTGCGTAGCTGGGGATCTGGCCGAAATCGGAATCGTCGATGGTGCCCACCGCTTTCGAACGGAAGGCGTAGCTGCCGGTGACATACGGCTCGATACGCTCGGCCAGTTGCCATTTGTATTGGGCGTTGAGGTTGGCGATGTACTTGGAGGCGCCCACCACCTGGTGGCCGGACAGGTCGCAAGTGGCGGTGGCATTGGCCAGGCTCACTTCCGGCGGGCATGGGGCATCGTCGTATTCGGTGTAACGCACATCGTTCCACGACCCATTGAAGTTCACCGTCAAGCCGCGCACCGGCAGCGCCGTGGCTTCGAACTCAAGGCCGCGTGAGCGCACACGGCCGGCGTTGGCCAGGTATTGCACACGATTCGCCTCGTCATAGACGTTGGCCTGGTAGCCATGCACCTCAGCCCAGAACAGGTTGGCGTTGAGTTGCAGGCGGTCATCGAACAGCGTGCTCTTGACCCCGACCTCTGCGTTGTTGACCCGCTCGGTGCCGACCAGCAGCGAGTCCGTGCCCAGGCGTGGCGCGGCACCGACGGTCAGGTTGATGCCACCAGACTTTTCGCCGTGGGTCAGGGTGGCGTAGCCGAGCAGCTGGTCGTTGAAGCGGTAGCTCAGGCCAAGCAGGCCGGAAGGGCTGAAGGTGTACTGGTTGAGGTCACCCGAGTCGAAGGCCCCTACCCGGCCCTGACGCGCGGCGGCGGCCGCACCGGTCACGGCCGCGCCACCGACTGGCGCATCACGGGTGACCGAAGCGCTCTTCTCTTCATAGGTGCCACGGATACCGGCGGTGAAATCCAGCCGGTCGGTGACATGCCAGGTACCTTGGGCAAACAGCGCGTAGCTGTCAGTGTCGATGTGCCCGTCGCCAATCGTGGTGACATTGTTCAGGGCACCGGTCGGCGTCAGGTTCCAGATGTCCGCCTTGGGCCCGTAATAGGTGAACGAGGTGTTATCCAGGTCCTGCTTGAAGTAATACGCGCCGAGCACGTAGTCGAAGGCGCCACCGGTGGGCGATGCCAGGCGGATTTCCTGGGAGTACTGCTTGTCACGCACCGACACCCCGGCGTTGTAGAACACCGGCACGTTCAGGCCATCGTCGTTGCGCGGGGTGAAATCCCACCAGCGGTAGGCGGTGATCGAGGTCAGGGTGAAGTCATTGGGCAGGGTCCAGTTGGCCTCCACCGAGGTGCCGCCCTGGAATACCGTCACCTGCTGGTCAGAGTCGAAATTGACCTTGCGGTCCTTGCCCGACACCAGTGTGGCGCCAGCTTGCGCTGCCAGGCTTTCATAACGGTTGACGCCGTTGATGGTCGGGCCGGTGCTGTACAGGCTGAGAATGCCGTTGTTGGAGTCTTCCTCGTTGTACTCGCCAATCCAGCGCAGGTTGAAGGTGTCGCTCGGCTCGAACAGCAATTGGGTACGAAAGCCCTGACGCTTGCCGCCGTTGAGGTCATCGCCGTTGTAGACGTTCTTCACATAGCCATCATCCTCGGTGCGATAAGCGCTGATGCGTCCGGCCAAGGTTTCGCTGATCGGCCCGGAAAAACTGCCTTGGGTCTGCAGGTAGCCATCTTCACCAATGGACTGCTGGATGCTGCCCTCGCGGTGGAACGTCGGCTTGCGCGTGGTGATGTTCAGCACCCCGGCAGTGGTGTTCTTGCCAAACAGCGTGCCCTGAGGCCCGCGCAGCACTTCGAGCTGCTCCACGTCGAGCAGGTCGAACACGGCCATGCCGGGGCGCCCGAGGTAGACGTTGTCCAGATAGATGCCGACGCTACCCTCCAGGCCATCACTGGCGGGGTTGTTGCCCAGTCCTCGGATCGAGATGCTCGACTGACGGGCATGCACATAGGCAACGTTGGTGCTGGGCACCAGCTGTTGCAGATCTTGCACACGGTAGATGCGCTGGGTTTCCAGGGTCTCGCTATTGAGCACGCTGATGGGCGTGGGCACGCTCTGCGCGGTTTCTTCACGGCGACGGGCATTGACCGTCACCGTACCGAGTTTGGCGTCCTGCTCAGCCACTGGAGTGGTGCTGGCAGCTTCTTCGGCAAAGCTGCCATTGGCGGCAGCCAGCAACACGCCAGCGGCCAGGGGTTGCAAGGTGTACCGCGACGCACGCGCGGGCCAACGGGAAAGTCGGGACATGCAAATGCTCCTTGAGGCATGGGCCCTGGCGAGCATTTCCGTTGGCGGAATCGAATCGCAGTCAGATGGGCTTATATTCTTTTAAGAGATATAAATATTTGTTTTTCATATTTTGTGGAATAAGTGACTCCCTTTATAAGGTGGCTAACCCTCATCAGCAATTGCATTCGACCGAAAGTTTTCATGTAGAAAATGCATATAGACCTCCGCCAGCTCCGCCACTTCATTGCCCTTGTCGAGCACCGCAGCTTCGTTGCCGCGGCAGCGGCGGTGAACCTCTCGCAATCGGCGTTCAGCCGCAGCATCCAGACGTTGGAGCACAACATCGGCTGCCGCCTGGTCGACCGCGCCAGCAAAGAGCTGGCACCGACCCGCCAAGGCCTGCTGGTGCTGGAGCACTCGCGTCGGCTGGTGCATGGCGCGCACAACCTGGTCAATGAAATCCACCAGTTCAACGGGGCAACCACCGGCGTGGTGCGCTTCGGGTCAGGCCCTGCCCCGGCTGGCGGCCTGGTGCCTCGGGCGGTGGCGCGTTTCGTGGCCGAATACCCGGCGGCGCGTACCTGCTTTCAGGTGGACAACTGGCAGGCGTTGAACCGCAAGTTGATTGCCGAGGAGATCGAATTCTTCGTGGCCGATACCCGGCAGTTTGAATCCGACCCGGACTACCGGGTGCACAAGCTGGCACCGCAGCGCTGGCACTTCTGCTGCCGTGCAGGTCACCCGCTGACCGAGCGCGCCGAAGTACGTGCCCGCGATGTATTCGATTACCCCTTGGCGACCACCTTCCGGCCGCCGAACATCCGCAAGATTCTCAGCGACCTCAGCGGCCGCCAGGACTTCCTGCCCACGGTGGAATGCGAGCACGGCTATGCGCTGCTGAACGTGGTGATGCACTCGGACACCATCGGCATTGCCTGCAATGCCAACTTGCGGCCGTATCAGGCGGAGGGAGGGTTGGTGGCGCTGGAGTTGGTGGATTTGCTACCGGAGCAGGAAGAGGCGTTCTACACCCGCTATGGGGTAGTGAGCCGTGTGGGATATGGCTTGTCGCCGCTGGCGCAGGGGTTGGTGAGGCAATTGATTGCCTGCGATACCGAACTCTAGAAGGTCACCCTCATTCTGTGGGAGCGGGTTTACCCGCGAATACGATGGTGAATTAGCTGCCGTATTCGCGGGTAAACCCGCTCCCACAGGGTTGTGCATCAGCCTTTACGCGTTGTCCGGCTCAACTGTCCATCAACACCGACCGGCACCTCTCCCGCCAACGTCACCCGCCGTACCAAGCGCGGCTGAGTGCCATAGTCATCCACCGCATAATGCTGGGTGGCGCGGTTATCCCAAATCGCCACGTCACCGGCCTGCCAGCGCCAGCGCACGGTGTTCTCCAACCGGGTCACATGCCCCTGCAGCACCGCGAACAGGTGCTGGGAGTCGGCCAGCGAGTAACCTTTGATGCGTTTGACGAAGTGCCCCAGTTGCAACGCCCGCTCGCCGCTGATCGGGTGCACCCGCACCACCGGGTGCTCGGTTTCATACACAGTCGAGGTGAACACTTTGCGATAACGCTCAAGCTTGGCCGGGTCGACATCCGGCTTGATGCTGGCGTAGTCGTATTCGTTGCTGTGCACCGCCCAGAGTTTGTCGGCCAGCTCGCGCAGCGGCTCAGGCAGCTCGCGGTAGGCAGCGGCCGTGTTGGCCCACACCGTATCGCCACCGGAGGCCGGCGCCACCACGCTGCGCAGGATCGAGGCCTTGGGGTAGGCATCGACGAAGGTCACGTCGGTGTGCCAGGAGTTGGCCCGCTGGCCTTCGGCACCGTCCAGCTGCAACAGGTAGCTGGTGCCGTCGACCACAGGCACAGTCGGGTGCGCGACCGGTTCGCCCAGCAGCTTGGCGAACCCTTCCTGGCTCTGGTCGTCGAGGTGGGTTTGCTCACGGAAGAAGATCACCTTGTGCTCGACCAGCGCCGCCTGGATTGCCTCGATGGTGGCGGCGTCCAGGTCGGCGGCGAGTTTCACGCCGCGGATTTCGGCGCCGATACGGCCGGCGATCGGGTGAATGTCGAGGGTTACGGTGTGCGGCGCTTTGGCCAGTGCGGCATTGCTCATTGCTGTGGTCCTCACGGTCGAATGAAGGGCTTGCTGGTCGGTATTCAGCGGGCGGCCTGGGTGGCCTGTGGTTGTTGCAGGGCGGCATCGAGGAAGCGTGGCTCGACCCACTCGGAAACCTGGAAGCCCCGGCGGATCAGGCGCTCCTTGGCGGCCAGGTCAACGCCTTGCTGCAGCAGGCTGATGAATTCGGGGTCCAGGCGTGGGTCGAAGTAGTGCGCCAGGTTCTCCTCGGCAAGATCGCCCTCGATAATCACCTTTGGATAGTTGGCGGTGGTCGCCACCAGGTTCACGTAGGCCTCGCGGTTGTTCTCGTCACGCAGCCATTCGGTGGCCTGTTGCTGGGCCTTGACCAGGCGTGCGGTGAGGTCGGGGTGCTGTCGGATGAATTCGCCGGTGCCCAGCAATACCGCCTGGGTGCTGCCGGCCCCTTTGAGGTCGCGGGAGTTGACCGGCAACTCGACCAAACCGCGATCGCGCAGCGCCAGCAGGCTGGACAGGCCCCAGGTGGCGTCGATCTGCTTGGCGGCGATGGCAGCGTTGGCGGCGTTGAAATCCAGGTTGATCACTTTCAGGTCGCGCTCGCTCAGGCCCTGGCTGGCCAACGCGCTGGCGAACGACAGCTGGTTGGCGGTGCCACGGAACACCGCCACGCGCTTGCCCTTGAGGTCTTGCAGGGTCTTGATGCCCGAGCCGGGCACCACGCCCAGGTAGCTCTTCACCCCACGCACCCCGGCAGACAGCACCCGGGTGTCGAGACCATTGGCCTTGCCGATGATCGCGGCCAAGTCGCCAAGGTAGGCGAAGTCCGCCTGGCCGTTGGCCAAGGCTTCATTGATCACCGGTCCTGCGCCCTTGAAGAAGCGCCAGTCGATGCGGATGCCATCCTTGGCGAACTCTTTCTCCAGCAGTTGTTGGTCGCGCAACACATCCACAACGCCACCGGCACTGGGTTTGCTACCGGCACTGAGGTCGGGCACGGCGATGCGGATGGACTCGGGTCTGGCGGCTTCGGACGCCTGGGCAGTGAGTGCGAAAGCGCACAGCAGGCCGACCAGCAGGGTCGGGGCAAAGCGGTTGAGCAGGTGGCGGGTCGGGGATTTCATGGCAAGGCTCCTTGGCAGGCTGCCACCGGCGATGGCCGGCGCTTTGGCCAGAAGCTAGGCAGGTCTGGTTAGAACCTACAAAGATCAAAACTTCATTTTTTAGTAACTGAAAGACATAAATCAGCAGGCATGCGGTTCTGCGGGCAGCTTGCGGGAAACGCATGGAAAATATGAGGAAAACGCAATGACATGGGGCTTCCGCATGCAAAGGACGCATGCTCTTATCTCTTGAAAGCCACTCATGTGAATTTTTAATTCCATAAGTGAATAACCTAACAACGCTTCGAGAGATGGCTGATGAATGGAGTTCTGAGCAAGCGTTCGTGGTGGCAACCGGGCCCGCTACGCGGCCATTTCGCGAGACAAGGCCGCTCCCACAGCCTGCCGTGGGTTGTGCCTGCGGTGGTGGGCGGGCTGTGGCTGATTGCCAGCCAGCAGCATTGGATGAGCGAGCAAATCCTGCCCGCGCCCTCTCTGGTCTGGCAGACCGCGCTGGAGTTCGGTTCCGGTGAGCTCTGGGGTCACCTGTGGATAAGTCTTCAGCGGTTGTTCTGGGGGCTGTTTGCCGGAGTCGCCAGTGGCTTGCTGTTGGGCACCTGGCTGGGGGCTTCGCGCCGTGCGCAGACGCTGGTGCTGCCCACCTTCGTGGCCCTGGCGCAGATCCCGACCCTGGCCTGGATCCCCTTGTTCATGCTGTTTTTCGGTATTGGCGAACTGCTCAAGCTGGTGGTGCTGATCAAGGCCGTCGTCGTGCCGGTGACCCTGCACACACTGGTGGGCGTGCGCGATGCACAGCCCAAGCTGCGCGAAGCCGCCGCCGTGCTGCGCCTGCCCCGTCATCTGCTGTTCCTGCGTTTGCTGCTGCCAGCAGCCCTGCCCGCTTTTCTCACAGGTGTGCGTCTGGCCCTGGCCACCGGCTGGACGTCCTTGCTCGCCGTCGAGTTGCTGGCCTCCAGCGAAGGCATCGGCTACCTGATGGTCTGGGGCCGACAGCTGTTCATGCTCGATCTGGTGTTCGTCTGCATTCTGGTCATCGGCCTGGTCGGTGCTGTGTTGGAGCGGGGCTTCTCCGGCCTGGAGAAACGCCTGCTGTACTGGCCGCAACCGGCAACCGGCGAACAGCAGCGCGGCCCCTTGCACCATGGCTGGCAGAGCCTGCTGCTACCGCTGACACTACTTGCCCTATGGCAGGCCAGCAGCAGTTTCGGCTGGGTCGATGCGAATATCCTGACCTCGCCGCTGGAAGTTGTGTGCACCTTGATCAGCGGACTGCTGGACGGCTCGTTGCCCCAGGCCCTGGTCACAAGCCTGGAACGCACCTTGGGCGGTCTGCTGCTGGGAGGCGGAGCCGGTTTGCTGATCGGCCTGCTGCTGGGCTTGTCGCAAATAGCCGAACGCGCGTTCGGGCCGAGCCTGTCAGCCTTGCGCCAGGTCGCACTGTTCGCCTGGGTGCCGCTGCTCACCGCCTGGTTCGGACTAGGTGAAGGGGCCAAGCAGGTGTTCGTCGCCCTCGCGGCATTCTTCCCGATGCTCATTGCCACCCAGCGCGGCATCGCCGGCCTGTCGCCGCAGTTGGCCGAAGCCGCACGCACGCTGCGCTTGAGCCTACCCCAACGGCTCCACCGGCTGGTGCTGCCCGGCGCCGCTCCCGCGATTTTCGCCGGCCTGCGCCTGGCACTGATCTACGCCTGGCTGGGTACCATCGGCGCCGAATACTTCATGCCCTCGGACGGTGGAATCGCCAGCCTGATGATCGGCGCACAGCAACTGTTTCGCATGGATCAGGTGATGGCCGCCATGGTCCTCATCGGCCTGGTCGGCGCCCTGCTCGGCACCCTGGGACAACGCATTGAATCGCGCGCCACGCGCTGGAGAACCGCATGAACGCCTTCAATACCTCGGCCCTGCTTGCGGCCAATCAACCCGACGCCACGCCACCGCTGGTCAGCTTCGAAGGCGTCGGTAAAACCTTCACCGTCGATGGCCAGGCATTCGAGGCCATTCGCAACTTCAACCTGTCGATCAACCAGGGCGAGTTCATCGCCATCGTCGGTGCCTCCGGTTGTGGCAAGTCGACACTGCTGCGCCTGCTGGTGGGGCTGGATACTGACTATAGCGGCAGCATCCGCGTCGACGGCCAGCCGGTCAGTGGCATTGGTGGCGAGCGCGGGATCGTGTTTCAGGAGCACCGGCTATTCCCCTGGCTGACGGTAGAACAGAACATCAGCCTGGGCCTGGTCAACGAGAAGCTCACCCAGGGCGAGCGTGCCCGACGCATTCACGAGTTCGTGCAACTGGTGGGCCTGGTCGGCTTCGAGTCGGCCTACCCGCACCAGCTTTCCGGCGGCATGGCCCAGCGCGTGGCGATCGCACGAGGGTTGGTGGCGAGCCCACGCATCCTGTTGCTGGACGAGCCCTTCGGCGCGCTCGATGCACTGACCCGCCAGCAACTGCAGGATGAACTGCTGGCCATTCGCGAACGAGCAGGTATCACCACATTGCTGGTGACCCACGATGCCGAAGAAGCCACTTACCTGGCCGACCGGGTGGTGGTGCTGGGGCCACGTCCGGGGCGGATCAAGGCGGTGGTGGAGGTGGATGTGCCACACCCGCGCCTGCGCAGCGGGGTGGCGCTGCATGGGCTGCGTGAAAAGGTGCTGCATCAGATCACCGGGGATGGCGATTATCTGAAGCCTGCCGTGGCGCGGGTGCAGGGGCTGCGGCCGGAGCTGATTGCGCTCTGAGCGGGTGACAATGCCGGCCTCATCGCCGGCAAGCCGGCTCTCACAGGTACTGCAGTGATCTAAAGATTGTCTCGTCCATGCAGGAGCTGGCTTGCCAGCGATGAGGCCATCAAAGGCATTACAAGATCCTACAGGGTGCGCAGGTAGTTCCAGGGATAGATGCCGCGCTCATGACCGTCGCTGAACACCAGTTGCACGCCATACCCCTGCGGTTCGATGCGTTCCACACGTACATCCTCGCGCACCAACTGGATGCCGCCGCGCAGTTTTGCCGCGCGGCATTGCGAGCACGGGCAGGCTCCGCGCAACCGTATATGGCTGACGACCTGCTCCGCGTCGTCCCATTGCACGATCAACTGCCCCGGACCGCGCTTATTGCGAATCTCACCAGGGGCATTCATCACACGGTTCCTCGCAACTGGGTCAAAGCAATGCGCACCGCCTTGCGCACCTCCGGGTCGCTGTCCGCTTCGGCCGCCTGCAGCACCGGCATCGCTCGGGCCTGCCCCAACTCGCCGAGCGCCAGCGCCGCCTCTTTGCGCAGGTTGGCGATACCATGCCCGAGCAGTTCGCCCAAGGCGTCCAGTGCCTCGACATGGCGAAGCCGCCCCAAGGCGCGGGCGGCGCGCAGGCGGACCTGCCAGTAGTCGTCAGCCAGCGCTTGCACCAGCGCGGGACCGGCTTGTACATGGCCAACCTTGCCCAACGTGGTGGCAGCTTCTTCGCGCACTTGCCAGGCGGTGTCGGCCAATGCCGCGACCAAAGCTGGCAGCACACTGACATCGCGCGCCAGGCCCAAGGCACCGATGGCCGCGCGGCGCACCTCGGTGTCTGGCTCGGTGGCAGCCAGCGCTGCCAGTGCTGGCACTGCAGGTTGGTGCTTGAGCCAACCCAGAATACCCACCGCTTCGCGCCGAACCCCCGCATCCTGATCGCTCAGCGCAAGCAGTGCGGGCCCTGCGGCATCTTCCAGGCGCAGCTCGCGCAGGGCTCTCAGGGCGCTGGCGCGCACAAACACATCGGCATGGGTGGCCCACGGCAAAATCAGTTGGCCTGCTTCAAGGCTCTTGAGCTCGCTCAGGCTCTGCGCAGCAGCCAGGCGTACCGGCTCGGCGGTATCAGCCAATGCGGCACACAAGGCCTGCACCACTTCAGGCTCTTCCCAGGCTTCGAGTAAACGTGCCGCCTCGGCACGGACTTCATCCGCCGCATCGACCAGCAGTGCATCGGTCAACCACGGCAGGGCGTCCAGGTCCTCAAGGTCGGCCAGCTCGATCAGTGCGATACGCCGCACGCCAGCGTCTGCATCCTCAAGGCGGGGCAGCAAGTCGATGATGTCGGGATTGTCTGTGTTTCGTTCAGTCATAGCGCGATCCGTAGCGGAGGGTGGTCAGTGTCAGGCAGGCCAAGGGGGGTGAGACGCGGCAGTTCGCGTCCCTCTTCGTGGCGCAACAAGGCCAGACAATGACGCTTGAGGTGGGTGAACGCCGGGCTGGTCAGCAGACTCGCGCGGCGCGGGCGTGGGAAGGTCAGGCGCAGGTCTTCGATGAAGCGACCGGGGCGCGGGCTCATCACCAGAATGCGATCGGCGAGGAACAGGGCTTCGTCGATATCGTGGGTGACGAAAACCACGGTGGTGCGAATGCGCGTCCAGATATCCAGCAGCAACTCCTGCATGCGAGCACGGGTCTGGGCGTCGAGGGCGCCAAACGGTTCGTCCATCAGCAGCAGGCGTGGCCGGTTGATCAGCACCCTGGCGATCTCGGCACGTTGCTGCATGCCACCGGAGAGCTGGTTGGGCCAGCGTTCGGCGAAGTCGGCAAGGCCGACCAGCTGGAGCATTTCACTGGCCCGCTGCTGGCGCTCGGCCTTGCTCTGGCCCTGCATCTTCAAGCCGAAGGCAACGTTATCCAGCACATTGCGCCACGGCAGCAACGTGTGGTGCTGGAATACCATGCCACGTTCGGGGGACGGGCCGCCAACCGCCAGGCCGTCTACACGCAGGTCGCCGCCATTGGGCAACAGATGCCCGGCCAGAGCGCCCAGCAAGGTGGATTTGCCACAACCGGACGGCCCGAGGATACAGACGAACTCACCCGGGGCCACCGAGAAGTCCAGCGACTGGACGGCTTCGAACGCTTCTGCGCCATGCCCAAGGCGGATCGATACGCCACGCGCCTCGATGCGCCCAGGTTCGGGGGCCTGCTGATAACTGCTCATCATGCCCCCCTCCGCGC encodes:
- a CDS encoding LysR family transcriptional regulator, yielding MHIDLRQLRHFIALVEHRSFVAAAAAVNLSQSAFSRSIQTLEHNIGCRLVDRASKELAPTRQGLLVLEHSRRLVHGAHNLVNEIHQFNGATTGVVRFGSGPAPAGGLVPRAVARFVAEYPAARTCFQVDNWQALNRKLIAEEIEFFVADTRQFESDPDYRVHKLAPQRWHFCCRAGHPLTERAEVRARDVFDYPLATTFRPPNIRKILSDLSGRQDFLPTVECEHGYALLNVVMHSDTIGIACNANLRPYQAEGGLVALELVDLLPEQEEAFYTRYGVVSRVGYGLSPLAQGLVRQLIACDTEL
- a CDS encoding TauD/TfdA family dioxygenase, with the protein product MSNAALAKAPHTVTLDIHPIAGRIGAEIRGVKLAADLDAATIEAIQAALVEHKVIFFREQTHLDDQSQEGFAKLLGEPVAHPTVPVVDGTSYLLQLDGAEGQRANSWHTDVTFVDAYPKASILRSVVAPASGGDTVWANTAAAYRELPEPLRELADKLWAVHSNEYDYASIKPDVDPAKLERYRKVFTSTVYETEHPVVRVHPISGERALQLGHFVKRIKGYSLADSQHLFAVLQGHVTRLENTVRWRWQAGDVAIWDNRATQHYAVDDYGTQPRLVRRVTLAGEVPVGVDGQLSRTTRKG
- a CDS encoding ABC transporter substrate-binding protein, with amino-acid sequence MKSPTRHLLNRFAPTLLVGLLCAFALTAQASEAARPESIRIAVPDLSAGSKPSAGGVVDVLRDQQLLEKEFAKDGIRIDWRFFKGAGPVINEALANGQADFAYLGDLAAIIGKANGLDTRVLSAGVRGVKSYLGVVPGSGIKTLQDLKGKRVAVFRGTANQLSFASALASQGLSERDLKVINLDFNAANAAIAAKQIDATWGLSSLLALRDRGLVELPVNSRDLKGAGSTQAVLLGTGEFIRQHPDLTARLVKAQQQATEWLRDENNREAYVNLVATTANYPKVIIEGDLAEENLAHYFDPRLDPEFISLLQQGVDLAAKERLIRRGFQVSEWVEPRFLDAALQQPQATQAAR
- a CDS encoding ABC transporter permease; amino-acid sequence: MNGVLSKRSWWQPGPLRGHFARQGRSHSLPWVVPAVVGGLWLIASQQHWMSEQILPAPSLVWQTALEFGSGELWGHLWISLQRLFWGLFAGVASGLLLGTWLGASRRAQTLVLPTFVALAQIPTLAWIPLFMLFFGIGELLKLVVLIKAVVVPVTLHTLVGVRDAQPKLREAAAVLRLPRHLLFLRLLLPAALPAFLTGVRLALATGWTSLLAVELLASSEGIGYLMVWGRQLFMLDLVFVCILVIGLVGAVLERGFSGLEKRLLYWPQPATGEQQRGPLHHGWQSLLLPLTLLALWQASSSFGWVDANILTSPLEVVCTLISGLLDGSLPQALVTSLERTLGGLLLGGGAGLLIGLLLGLSQIAERAFGPSLSALRQVALFAWVPLLTAWFGLGEGAKQVFVALAAFFPMLIATQRGIAGLSPQLAEAARTLRLSLPQRLHRLVLPGAAPAIFAGLRLALIYAWLGTIGAEYFMPSDGGIASLMIGAQQLFRMDQVMAAMVLIGLVGALLGTLGQRIESRATRWRTA
- a CDS encoding ABC transporter ATP-binding protein — translated: MNAFNTSALLAANQPDATPPLVSFEGVGKTFTVDGQAFEAIRNFNLSINQGEFIAIVGASGCGKSTLLRLLVGLDTDYSGSIRVDGQPVSGIGGERGIVFQEHRLFPWLTVEQNISLGLVNEKLTQGERARRIHEFVQLVGLVGFESAYPHQLSGGMAQRVAIARGLVASPRILLLDEPFGALDALTRQQLQDELLAIRERAGITTLLVTHDAEEATYLADRVVVLGPRPGRIKAVVEVDVPHPRLRSGVALHGLREKVLHQITGDGDYLKPAVARVQGLRPELIAL
- a CDS encoding DUF971 domain-containing protein; translated protein: MNAPGEIRNKRGPGQLIVQWDDAEQVVSHIRLRGACPCSQCRAAKLRGGIQLVREDVRVERIEPQGYGVQLVFSDGHERGIYPWNYLRTL